The sequence CCTGCCAGAAAGTCTGTGGGTGGATTTGAGTGCCGGGGCTTTTTCCCTAGTGGATTGGAGTTTGGATATTGAACAAGCGATTGTGGCGCTGTTTGATAATGGCCAATGGTTGATGTTGCTAGCGGCCTTATCGATGGCCTTCGGGACAGTGCTGTCGCGGTACGTCAGTCGGCACGTCGATTCGGTGGTGGCGACGGGCTGGCATATGATCTTGGGCGGTATCCCCATGTTTTGGCTATCAAGTCAGCTTGAAGTGGAACAGTGGACGCATTTGCAATCTGGAGATTGGGCGGCATTGGCTTATTCGACCATTTTTGGTAGTGCGATCGCCTACGGCTTGTTTTTCTACTTCGCGGCCAGTGGTAGCTTGACGAGTTTGAGTGCGTTGACTTTTCTGACGCCGGTATTTGCCTTGTTGTTTGGCAATCTATTTTTGGCAGAGACCTTGACCCCGGTGCAATCGATTGGCGTTGTCTTAACGTTAGTGAGCATCTATTTAATCAATCAACGTGATAACTGGTCACGCGCAACGATGGAAGATGCCGGTGATGGAAAGCAATTATTGGCGGAAGGTGGGAATACT is a genomic window of Romeriopsis navalis LEGE 11480 containing:
- a CDS encoding DMT family transporter — protein: MRLSAAKSGFSPLLIAPFFLWGTAMVAMKGTIDHTTPFFLAGVRLLPAGCLVLAWAWLYGRKQPQTWTAWAWITLFALVDGALFQGFLAQGLVRTDAGLGSVMIDSQPLAVALLAAWLFSERIGLIGWLGLLVGVLGISLLGLPESLWVDLSAGAFSLVDWSLDIEQAIVALFDNGQWLMLLAALSMAFGTVLSRYVSRHVDSVVATGWHMILGGIPMFWLSSQLEVEQWTHLQSGDWAALAYSTIFGSAIAYGLFFYFAASGSLTSLSALTFLTPVFALLFGNLFLAETLTPVQSIGVVLTLVSIYLINQRDNWSRATMEDAGDGKQLLAEGGNTEDHAQNPQNRTLIANSRLKLDPKSK